The following are from one region of the Deltaproteobacteria bacterium genome:
- a CDS encoding MFS transporter, which produces MSTPSTPLYNRDYVLLNITNLTFSLYTTIFIFLPAYLYRLGIREGEIGVLMAIGTLVGVALKPGFGMLVGRRLRRTFLSLGSLLAAASTVPWLFVSAPGAHLYAIRIAQGASFSMVATAAYGYIAACAPADRRAEALGIFGLSFFLPISVGGWIGEWTIARYGFHGMFAAGIGVVVLSGLIPFFMKEPESREHPTLGSLKIFLTRPFFVPNTAGYLFGMAYGSIFTFLPVYLVVRKSGSLGSFVFVYALSVIATRTLGRRLLDRLPREWVSLWSLLLLCAGNLLIPAVDGGLGLALVGAASGAGHGLLFPALSALVLDRVREDTGGMAMTMAMFTAAFDMGLVTGAAAFGFVAEHFGYPAMFVAAAAAVGLGTGGFFLLDPAFRKAGRPAPSP; this is translated from the coding sequence ATGTCCACCCCGTCCACTCCCCTATACAACCGCGACTACGTCCTGCTGAACATCACCAACCTGACCTTCTCCCTCTACACCACGATCTTCATCTTCCTGCCGGCGTACCTGTACCGTCTCGGGATCCGCGAGGGGGAGATCGGCGTGCTGATGGCCATCGGGACCCTCGTGGGCGTGGCGCTGAAGCCCGGGTTCGGCATGCTGGTGGGGCGGAGGCTGCGCAGGACCTTCCTTTCGCTGGGATCGCTGCTGGCCGCCGCTTCGACCGTGCCGTGGCTCTTCGTCTCGGCGCCGGGGGCGCACCTGTACGCCATCCGGATCGCCCAGGGAGCGTCATTTTCGATGGTCGCCACCGCCGCGTACGGGTACATCGCGGCGTGCGCCCCCGCCGACCGGCGCGCGGAAGCGCTCGGGATCTTCGGGCTCTCCTTCTTCCTCCCCATCTCCGTGGGGGGGTGGATCGGCGAATGGACGATCGCGCGGTACGGCTTCCACGGCATGTTCGCCGCGGGGATCGGTGTGGTCGTCCTCTCCGGGCTGATCCCCTTCTTCATGAAGGAGCCCGAATCCCGGGAGCATCCGACCCTCGGCTCCCTGAAGATCTTCCTCACCCGCCCGTTCTTCGTCCCGAACACGGCCGGGTACCTCTTCGGCATGGCGTACGGCTCGATCTTCACCTTCCTCCCCGTCTACCTCGTCGTCCGGAAATCGGGGTCCCTGGGCTCCTTCGTCTTCGTCTATGCCCTGTCGGTGATCGCCACGCGGACGCTGGGCCGCAGGCTCCTCGACCGGCTGCCCAGGGAGTGGGTCTCCCTGTGGTCGCTCCTGCTCCTGTGCGCCGGGAACCTCCTGATCCCCGCGGTGGACGGAGGGTTGGGCCTGGCCCTGGTGGGAGCGGCGTCGGGGGCGGGACACGGACTCCTGTTCCCCGCACTCTCCGCGCTGGTGCTCGACCGGGTGCGGGAGGACACCGGCGGGATGGCGATGACGATGGCGATGTTCACCGCGGCGTTCGACATGGGGCTGGTGACCGGCGCGGCGGCGTTCGGCTTCGTCGCGGAGCACTTCGGGTATCCGGCGATGTTCGTCGCGGCGGCGGCCGCCGTCGGGCTGGGAACGGGGGGGTTCTTCCTGCTCGACCCGGCGTTCAGGAAAGCAGGGCGTCCCGCACCTTCGCCATGA